In the Piscinibacter sp. XHJ-5 genome, one interval contains:
- a CDS encoding PhoX family phosphatase, translating into MNPKDQLPVHVIDTDDVDHNTSGNETFHDVLDARLSRRSLLRGGFAGAAGAVLSAWSLAGCGGSDDDAPPPAPAAPTPLTTLAFAAVPKSLADAVSVPAGYTATVIYALGDPLDAATAAYRNDGTDDAFDHRAGDHHDGMEYFGLSADGLSVDSSGSERGLLAINHEATSNKGPDLRSYYLHANGGTLAPRPASEVDKEVDVHGVSVVEVRRSSGAWGYVQASGYNRRITPLTPVQLSGPARGSALLKTRFSTDGTATRGTLNNCGTGCTPWGSFLTGEENWSGYFSRSATDNAAIDAKAVVSLNRYGRPQGSTSRHGWETAGADDKYARWVISKVGASADGTDDYRHEMNGFGYIVEIDPYDKTRAVKKRTALGRFAHESASYGKVVAGKPLAVYMGDDSRGEYIYKYVSNAAWSAADATPADRIATGDKYLDDGKLYVAKFNADGTGEWLELAYTNPVISAYATYTFADQADVLVNARLAADALGATRMDRPEWCAVHPLTGEIYYSLTNNSNRVVDAASGKQVVDAANPRTYVDPKGAATQAGNVNGHIIRMHEAGGESAASTFTWDVYLFGAQSDADGTRVNLSALTADQDFSSPDGLWFSRNTGLCWIQTDDGAYTDVTNCMMLAAVPGQVGDGAKTTLTYTKGDGSTLTVDTYVGRKPTADTLKRFLVGPVDCELTGCTETPDGKTLFANIQHPGEILANVADIATPALYPSHWPGNAGYGAGGATARPRSATIAITKNDGGRIGT; encoded by the coding sequence GTGAATCCAAAAGATCAGCTTCCCGTTCATGTGATCGACACCGACGACGTCGACCACAACACCTCCGGCAACGAGACCTTCCACGACGTGCTCGATGCCCGCCTGAGCCGCCGGTCGCTCCTGCGCGGCGGGTTCGCGGGCGCGGCCGGCGCGGTGCTGAGCGCCTGGAGCCTGGCTGGATGCGGCGGCAGCGACGACGACGCGCCGCCCCCCGCGCCCGCGGCGCCGACGCCGCTGACGACGCTGGCCTTCGCCGCCGTGCCCAAGAGCCTGGCCGATGCGGTCAGCGTGCCGGCCGGCTACACCGCGACCGTGATCTACGCGCTCGGCGATCCGCTCGATGCCGCGACAGCCGCATACCGGAACGACGGGACCGATGACGCCTTCGACCATCGTGCGGGCGACCACCACGACGGCATGGAGTACTTCGGGCTGTCGGCCGACGGCCTGTCCGTCGACTCCTCGGGCTCCGAGCGCGGCCTGCTGGCGATTAACCACGAGGCGACGAGCAACAAGGGCCCCGATCTGCGCTCGTATTACCTGCACGCCAACGGCGGAACGCTGGCGCCGCGGCCGGCGAGCGAGGTCGACAAGGAAGTCGACGTGCACGGCGTGTCCGTCGTGGAGGTTCGCAGGAGCTCCGGCGCCTGGGGCTATGTGCAGGCCTCGGGCTACAACCGGCGCATCACCCCGCTCACCCCGGTCCAGCTGTCCGGGCCGGCGCGCGGCAGCGCGCTGCTGAAGACCAGGTTCTCCACCGACGGAACAGCCACCCGCGGCACGCTCAACAACTGCGGCACCGGCTGCACGCCCTGGGGCAGCTTCCTCACCGGCGAGGAGAACTGGTCCGGCTACTTCTCGCGCAGCGCCACCGACAACGCCGCGATCGACGCGAAAGCCGTGGTCTCGCTGAACCGCTACGGCCGCCCGCAGGGCAGCACGTCGCGTCACGGCTGGGAGACCGCGGGCGCCGACGACAAGTACGCGCGGTGGGTCATCAGCAAGGTGGGCGCGAGCGCCGACGGCACCGACGACTACCGCCACGAGATGAACGGCTTCGGCTACATCGTCGAGATCGATCCATACGACAAGACGCGCGCCGTGAAGAAGCGCACGGCGCTCGGCCGCTTCGCCCACGAGAGCGCGTCATACGGCAAGGTCGTCGCCGGCAAGCCGCTGGCCGTGTACATGGGCGACGACTCGCGCGGCGAGTACATCTACAAGTACGTCTCCAACGCCGCCTGGAGCGCGGCCGACGCGACGCCCGCCGATCGCATTGCCACGGGCGACAAGTACCTCGACGACGGCAAGCTGTACGTCGCGAAGTTCAATGCCGACGGCACCGGTGAGTGGCTGGAGCTGGCCTACACGAACCCCGTCATCTCCGCCTACGCGACCTACACGTTCGCCGACCAGGCCGACGTACTGGTCAACGCCCGCCTGGCCGCCGATGCGCTCGGCGCGACGAGGATGGACCGGCCCGAATGGTGTGCAGTGCATCCCCTCACCGGCGAGATCTACTACTCGCTGACCAACAACAGCAACCGGGTGGTGGATGCTGCCAGCGGCAAGCAGGTGGTCGATGCAGCCAACCCGCGCACGTACGTGGACCCGAAGGGCGCGGCCACCCAGGCGGGCAATGTCAACGGCCACATCATCCGCATGCACGAAGCCGGTGGCGAATCCGCGGCCAGCACGTTCACCTGGGACGTCTACCTGTTCGGTGCCCAGTCCGACGCCGACGGCACCAGGGTGAACCTGTCGGCACTGACGGCGGACCAGGACTTCTCGAGTCCCGACGGGCTCTGGTTCAGCCGCAACACCGGCCTGTGCTGGATCCAGACCGACGACGGCGCCTACACCGACGTCACCAACTGCATGATGCTGGCGGCCGTGCCGGGCCAGGTCGGCGACGGCGCGAAGACCACGCTCACGTACACCAAGGGCGACGGCAGCACGCTGACGGTCGACACCTACGTGGGCAGGAAACCGACGGCCGACACGCTGAAGCGCTTCCTGGTGGGCCCCGTCGACTGCGAGCTCACCGGCTGCACCGAGACGCCTGACGGCAAGACGCTGTTCGCCAACATCCAGCATCCGGGCGAGATCCTGGCCAATGTCGCCGACATCGCCACGCCGGCGCTGTATCCGAGCCATTGGCCCGGCAATGCCGGCTACGGCGCCGGCGGCGCGACGGCGCGCCCGCGCTCGGCCACCATCGCCATCACCAAGAACGACGGCGGGCGCATCGGCACCTGA
- a CDS encoding MoxR family ATPase, whose product MQINPADLNRAAEVLAALRNEIGKAVVGQREVVEQALIALLASGHVLIEGLPGLGKTLLARALAKALSLHHARIQFTPDLMPSDITGHAVLDTSPGEGASLGSLRVLRGPVFTNILLADEINRAPARTQSALLEAMQEYQVTLDGQTLPLARPFMVLATQNPLDSEGTYPLPEAQLDRFLFKIEISYPPLADEAAIVVRTTTGQSGDQLPLAGVTPRLDERNVQALQRMAAHVRVDAKVVDYAVHVTRATRGWPGLSIGAGPRAAIGLVRAARGAALLVARDFATPDDVKHCALPVLRHRVRLAPDAQLDGRTTDELLGALLDSVEAPRD is encoded by the coding sequence ATGCAAATCAACCCCGCCGACCTGAACCGCGCCGCCGAAGTGCTGGCGGCACTGCGCAACGAGATCGGCAAGGCGGTCGTCGGGCAGCGTGAGGTGGTGGAGCAGGCGCTGATCGCGCTGCTCGCGTCGGGGCACGTGCTGATCGAGGGCCTGCCGGGACTGGGCAAGACGCTGCTCGCGCGCGCGCTGGCCAAGGCCCTGTCGCTGCACCATGCACGCATCCAGTTCACGCCGGACCTCATGCCGTCGGACATCACCGGACACGCGGTGCTCGACACGTCGCCCGGGGAAGGGGCTTCCCTGGGCAGCCTGCGCGTGCTGCGTGGACCGGTGTTCACCAACATCCTGCTGGCCGACGAGATCAACCGCGCGCCGGCGCGCACGCAGAGCGCCCTGCTCGAGGCGATGCAGGAATACCAGGTGACGCTCGACGGGCAGACCTTGCCGCTGGCCAGGCCGTTCATGGTCCTCGCCACGCAGAATCCGCTCGACAGCGAGGGCACCTATCCGCTGCCGGAGGCGCAGCTCGACCGCTTCCTGTTCAAGATCGAGATCAGCTACCCGCCGCTGGCCGACGAAGCGGCCATCGTCGTGCGCACCACCACCGGCCAGAGCGGCGACCAGCTGCCGCTCGCCGGCGTGACCCCGCGGCTGGACGAACGCAACGTGCAGGCGCTGCAGCGCATGGCGGCCCATGTGCGCGTCGATGCCAAGGTGGTCGACTATGCGGTCCACGTCACACGCGCCACCCGCGGCTGGCCGGGGCTGTCCATCGGGGCCGGCCCCCGAGCGGCGATCGGGCTGGTGCGCGCCGCGCGCGGTGCAGCACTGCTGGTGGCGCGCGACTTCGCCACGCCGGACGACGTCAAGCATTGCGCGCTGCCGGTCCTGCGACACCGCGTGCGGCTCGCCCCCGATGCGCAGCTCGACGGCCGCACGACCGACGAGCTGCTCGGCGCTCTGCTCGACAGCGTCGAGGCGCCGCGGGACTGA
- a CDS encoding S41 family peptidase: MAVAGCGGGDGDGGTATGSASCEVSAQNEWLRTYLDDWYYWSGAAPRPDPAGYDSLQAYFEASRYPGDGVVPRDHWSYFGSSAAYEQFYGEGRTLGYGLFVNGIEGTLPLKARYIEPLSPSGLAGVARGDTIVSVNGRSAAELVAANDFAALSPAREGDTLTLEIDGRSGRRSLVLTAATYALTPLSVAKVLTLPGGARAGYLVLKDFITQAEAPLAEAFAQFRQAGATELILDLRYNGGGRVSTSNVLASLVSGAAHGGGTFAQLHYNARHTASNTVFSLAAQPGPVFGRVVILTGSRTCSASELLVNGLKPFADVVTIGGTTCGKPFGFNPVQSCGNSFSAVNFEAFNAAGEGRYYGGIAARCAVADDFIGELGDPAETLTAAASSYLQSGACPLSAQRAQPLSAPRRRGPVPVEPGDRQGMVP, encoded by the coding sequence ATGGCCGTCGCAGGATGCGGCGGCGGTGATGGCGATGGCGGCACCGCCACGGGCAGCGCGAGCTGCGAAGTGTCGGCGCAGAACGAATGGCTGCGCACCTATCTCGACGACTGGTACTACTGGAGCGGCGCGGCGCCCCGACCGGATCCGGCGGGCTATGACAGCCTGCAGGCCTACTTCGAGGCCAGCCGCTATCCGGGCGACGGCGTCGTGCCGCGCGACCACTGGAGCTATTTCGGCAGCAGCGCCGCCTACGAGCAGTTCTACGGCGAAGGGCGCACGCTCGGCTATGGCCTCTTCGTCAACGGCATCGAGGGAACGTTGCCGTTGAAGGCTCGCTACATCGAGCCGCTGTCGCCGTCCGGACTGGCCGGTGTGGCGCGCGGTGACACCATCGTGTCGGTCAACGGTCGCAGCGCCGCCGAACTCGTGGCCGCCAACGATTTCGCCGCGCTGAGCCCGGCGCGCGAAGGCGACACGCTGACGCTGGAGATCGACGGTCGCAGCGGCCGCCGAAGCCTGGTGCTCACTGCGGCCACTTACGCGCTGACGCCGCTGTCGGTGGCCAAGGTGTTGACCTTGCCCGGCGGGGCCAGGGCGGGCTATCTGGTGCTGAAGGACTTCATCACGCAGGCCGAAGCGCCGCTGGCCGAAGCCTTTGCGCAATTCCGCCAGGCCGGCGCCACCGAGCTCATCCTGGACCTGCGCTACAACGGCGGTGGTCGTGTCTCCACGTCCAACGTGCTGGCCTCCCTGGTGAGCGGCGCCGCTCACGGCGGAGGAACGTTTGCGCAGCTGCACTACAACGCCCGGCACACGGCGTCGAACACGGTGTTCTCCCTCGCGGCGCAGCCCGGCCCGGTGTTTGGGCGAGTGGTGATCCTGACCGGCTCGCGCACCTGCTCGGCCAGCGAGCTGCTGGTCAACGGCCTGAAGCCGTTCGCCGACGTGGTCACCATCGGCGGCACCACCTGCGGCAAGCCATTCGGCTTCAATCCGGTCCAGTCGTGCGGCAACAGCTTCAGCGCGGTGAACTTCGAGGCGTTCAACGCCGCGGGCGAGGGACGCTACTACGGCGGCATCGCTGCGCGCTGCGCCGTAGCCGACGATTTCATCGGCGAGCTCGGTGATCCCGCCGAGACGCTGACCGCGGCCGCGTCCAGCTACCTGCAGAGCGGCGCGTGCCCGCTGTCGGCGCAGCGAGCGCAGCCGCTGTCGGCCCCACGCCGGCGGGGACCGGTGCCTGTCGAGCCGGGCGACCGGCAGGGCATGGTGCCCTAG
- a CDS encoding DUF58 domain-containing protein, translated as MRLPLVPTRASIWIALGMAAAAIVALVAQMAADTVERFALGALIAGTAWVIVDIARSALAWHRSPLQWQRRLPAALAVGVPRTLACSLVNDSANDWWVELSDHAGDDVDIEGLPLDVYVPAHSRIEVHYGIVPRRRGTIRFTPARLRVRTLHGSFDWMRAAGAAEALHVYPDFAAVTRYAHLAAERRLGDIGIRQAVRRGAGTEHGPLVPYAGGEGIRHVDWKATLKRHRPVVRRFQDASDERVLFLLDCGRRMASGSHFDAALNALMLLAHVALNEGDAVGGMTFGTEAALARRFAPRKGAATFPALMALLRDVQPQATPSDCRAAAQELMQREPKRALVVLLTKAPAEDAGDLERALMLLRSRHRVMLVDAPPQQLAQALVSRYRAIKAAGPV; from the coding sequence GTGCGCCTGCCGCTGGTCCCGACCCGCGCGTCGATCTGGATCGCGCTGGGCATGGCCGCCGCGGCCATCGTTGCGCTGGTGGCGCAGATGGCCGCGGACACGGTCGAGCGCTTCGCCCTGGGCGCGCTGATCGCCGGCACCGCGTGGGTCATCGTGGACATCGCGCGCAGCGCGCTGGCGTGGCATCGCTCGCCGCTGCAGTGGCAGCGGCGCCTGCCGGCCGCGCTGGCTGTCGGCGTGCCACGCACGCTGGCGTGCTCGCTGGTCAACGACAGTGCCAACGACTGGTGGGTGGAGCTGTCCGATCACGCGGGCGACGACGTCGACATCGAGGGCCTCCCGCTGGACGTGTACGTGCCGGCGCATTCGCGCATCGAGGTGCATTACGGCATCGTGCCGCGCCGGCGCGGCACCATCCGGTTCACGCCGGCCCGGCTGCGCGTGCGAACGCTGCACGGCAGCTTCGACTGGATGCGCGCGGCGGGCGCCGCCGAGGCGCTGCATGTCTATCCCGACTTCGCCGCGGTGACCCGCTACGCGCATCTGGCCGCCGAGCGCCGGCTGGGCGACATCGGCATCCGCCAGGCGGTGCGACGCGGCGCGGGGACGGAGCACGGTCCGCTCGTTCCCTATGCCGGCGGCGAAGGCATCCGGCATGTCGACTGGAAGGCGACGCTCAAGCGGCATCGTCCCGTCGTGCGCCGGTTCCAGGACGCGAGCGATGAACGCGTGCTGTTCCTGCTCGACTGCGGCCGCCGCATGGCGTCCGGCAGCCACTTCGATGCGGCGCTGAACGCGCTGATGCTGCTGGCCCATGTCGCGTTGAACGAAGGCGACGCGGTGGGCGGGATGACCTTCGGCACCGAAGCTGCCCTGGCGCGCCGCTTCGCGCCGCGCAAAGGCGCGGCGACTTTCCCCGCCCTGATGGCCCTGCTGCGCGACGTGCAGCCGCAGGCAACGCCATCCGACTGCCGCGCCGCCGCGCAGGAGCTGATGCAACGGGAACCGAAGCGGGCCCTGGTCGTGCTGTTGACGAAGGCTCCCGCCGAGGACGCAGGCGACCTGGAGCGCGCGCTGATGCTGCTGCGCTCGCGCCATCGGGTGATGCTCGTCGACGCGCCGCCGCAGCAGCTCGCGCAGGCGCTGGTCAGCCGCTATCGCGCGATCAAGGCCGCCGGCCCGGTGTGA
- a CDS encoding GMP reductase: MEIFDYDNVLLLPRRCRVESRSQCDASQEFGGRRFKLPVVPANMKTVIDEPISEWLAANGHFYVMHRFDLDNVAYAKRMRDRGLFVSISSGVKEADYAVIDRLAAEGVGADYITIDIAHGHADTVRRMIEHIKQKLPSTFVIAGNVATPEAVIDLENWGADATKVGVGPGKVCITRLKTGFGTGGWQLSALKWCARVATKPIIADGGIRDHGDIAKSVRFGACMVMIGSLFAGHEESPGQTVEVDGKLYKEYYGSASDFNKGEYKHVEGKRILQPIKGKLADTLREMREDVQSSISYAGGTRLADIRKVNYVILGGDNAGEHLLM, translated from the coding sequence ATGGAAATCTTCGACTACGACAACGTCCTTCTGTTGCCGCGGCGCTGCCGCGTGGAAAGCCGCAGCCAGTGCGACGCCTCACAGGAGTTCGGCGGCCGCCGCTTCAAGCTGCCGGTGGTTCCGGCCAACATGAAGACCGTCATCGACGAGCCGATCAGCGAGTGGCTCGCCGCCAACGGCCACTTCTACGTGATGCACCGATTCGACCTCGACAACGTCGCCTACGCGAAGCGCATGCGCGACCGCGGGCTGTTCGTCTCGATCAGCTCGGGCGTCAAGGAGGCCGACTACGCCGTCATCGACCGGCTGGCCGCTGAAGGCGTCGGCGCCGACTACATCACGATCGACATCGCGCACGGCCACGCCGACACGGTGCGCCGCATGATCGAGCACATCAAGCAGAAGCTGCCGAGCACCTTCGTGATCGCGGGCAACGTGGCCACGCCGGAGGCGGTCATCGACCTGGAGAACTGGGGTGCCGACGCGACCAAGGTCGGCGTGGGTCCGGGCAAGGTGTGCATCACGCGGCTGAAGACCGGCTTCGGCACCGGCGGCTGGCAACTGTCGGCGCTGAAGTGGTGCGCCCGCGTGGCGACCAAGCCCATCATTGCCGACGGCGGCATCCGCGACCACGGCGACATCGCCAAGAGCGTGCGCTTCGGTGCCTGCATGGTGATGATCGGCTCGCTGTTCGCCGGCCACGAGGAATCCCCGGGGCAGACCGTCGAGGTCGACGGCAAGCTGTACAAGGAGTACTACGGCAGCGCGTCCGACTTCAACAAGGGCGAGTACAAGCACGTCGAGGGCAAGCGCATCCTCCAGCCCATCAAGGGCAAGCTGGCCGACACGCTGCGCGAGATGCGCGAGGACGTGCAGAGCTCCATCTCGTACGCCGGCGGCACCCGGCTCGCCGACATCCGCAAGGTGAACTACGTCATCCTGGGCGGCGACAACGCCGGCGAGCATCTGCTGATGTGA
- a CDS encoding mobilization protein has product MAQIHFIGGEKGGVGKSLMARVIAQYLIDKNLPFLGFDTDRSHGALMRFYAGYASPVLVDKYESLDAIMEAAVEQPERRILVDLAAQTNDPLLQWMDDSGVLNLADEMGVQITYWHVMDSGKDSVDLLRKLLDRFGKELRYVVVRNQVRGNNFSVLEQSGEQARAIDLGARLISVRHLHDGVINKIDATNSSFWAARHGAEVDGTALGLMDRQRVKMWLRDVYREIDAVGV; this is encoded by the coding sequence ATGGCGCAGATCCATTTCATCGGCGGCGAAAAAGGCGGAGTCGGCAAGTCGCTGATGGCGCGCGTGATCGCGCAATACCTGATCGACAAGAACCTTCCCTTTCTCGGCTTCGACACCGACCGCTCGCATGGCGCGCTGATGCGCTTCTATGCCGGGTACGCCTCGCCGGTGCTGGTCGACAAGTACGAATCGCTGGACGCGATCATGGAAGCCGCGGTCGAGCAGCCCGAGCGGCGGATCCTGGTGGACCTGGCGGCACAGACCAACGATCCGCTGCTGCAGTGGATGGACGATTCGGGCGTGCTGAACCTGGCCGACGAGATGGGCGTGCAGATCACCTACTGGCACGTGATGGACTCCGGCAAGGACTCGGTCGACCTGCTGAGGAAGCTGCTCGACCGCTTCGGCAAGGAACTGCGCTACGTCGTCGTGCGCAACCAGGTGCGCGGCAACAACTTCAGCGTGCTCGAGCAGTCGGGCGAGCAGGCCCGCGCCATCGACCTCGGGGCCAGGCTGATCTCCGTGCGACACCTGCACGACGGCGTCATCAACAAGATCGACGCGACCAACAGCAGTTTCTGGGCGGCTCGCCACGGCGCCGAGGTCGATGGCACGGCGCTCGGCCTGATGGACCGGCAGCGCGTGAAGATGTGGCTGCGCGACGTGTACCGCGAAATCGACGCGGTGGGCGTCTGA
- a CDS encoding UvrD-helicase domain-containing protein yields the protein MSPHSDQAPGLLANLNPEQLAAVTLPAQPALILAGAGSGKTRVLTTRIAWLIQTGQVSPGGVMAVTFTNKAAKEMLTRLGAMLPVPVRGMWVGTFHGLCNRFLRAHWKLAALPQGFQILDSADQLSAVKRVIKAMNLDEERFVPKQVTWFIAGAKEDGLRPKDVEIRDEQTRTMVRVYEAYEEQCQREGVVDFAELLLRTYELMRDNDPLREHYQRRFRHLLVDEFQDTNRLQYAWLKMFAGPQTSVFAVGDDDQSIYAFRGAQVGNMAQFEREFRVPAVIKLERNYRSFGNILDAANELISRNQRRLGKNLRTEAGPGEPVRVIESTSDFGEAQWLVEESQQLHREGMARSDIAFLYRSNAQSRVVESALFNAGIPYKVYGGLRFFERAEVKHALSYLRLIENPNDDTSFLRVVNFPARGIGARTLEQLQDAARVSGRSLAQSTGAVTGKGGANLAAFVALIDGMRSATQGLTLRQIIEHMLHASGLVDFYKTDREGKERLENLDELVNAAEAFVTQEGFGKDAVALPIDEQAGTFAAGAGAVAAAAEQVPDAQTGEIMSPLAAFLTHASLEAGDNQAQAGQDAIQLMTVHSAKGLEFDAVFITGLEEGLFPHENSIADIDGLEEERRLMYVAITRARKRLYLSFSQTRMLHGQTRYNIKSRFFDELPESALKWITPRNQGFGSGYAREYQQAWSRGSGLGSVVGAGRVEARTAPFAPKAPSHGLRSGQNVFHTKFGEGVILTIEGQGDDARAQVNFGRHGMKWLALSVAKLTPVE from the coding sequence ATGAGTCCGCATTCTGACCAAGCGCCCGGCCTGCTGGCGAACCTGAATCCCGAGCAGCTGGCCGCGGTGACGCTGCCCGCGCAGCCGGCGCTGATCCTCGCCGGCGCGGGGTCGGGCAAGACGCGCGTGCTGACGACGCGCATCGCCTGGCTGATCCAGACGGGCCAGGTCTCTCCCGGCGGCGTGATGGCCGTCACCTTCACCAACAAGGCAGCGAAGGAAATGCTGACGCGCCTGGGCGCGATGCTGCCCGTGCCGGTGCGCGGCATGTGGGTAGGCACCTTCCATGGACTGTGCAACCGCTTCCTGCGCGCGCACTGGAAGCTGGCGGCGCTGCCGCAGGGGTTCCAGATCCTCGATTCGGCCGACCAGCTGTCGGCGGTCAAGCGGGTCATCAAGGCGATGAACCTCGACGAGGAGCGCTTCGTGCCCAAGCAGGTCACCTGGTTCATCGCCGGTGCCAAGGAGGACGGCCTGCGCCCCAAGGATGTCGAGATCCGCGACGAGCAGACGCGCACCATGGTGCGCGTGTATGAAGCGTACGAGGAGCAGTGCCAGCGCGAGGGCGTGGTCGACTTCGCCGAGCTGCTGCTGCGCACCTACGAGCTGATGCGCGACAACGATCCGCTGCGCGAGCACTACCAGCGGCGCTTCCGCCACCTCCTGGTCGACGAGTTCCAGGACACCAACCGCCTGCAGTACGCGTGGCTGAAGATGTTCGCCGGGCCGCAGACCAGCGTGTTCGCGGTCGGCGACGACGACCAGAGCATCTATGCGTTCCGCGGGGCACAGGTCGGCAACATGGCCCAGTTCGAGCGCGAGTTCCGCGTGCCCGCGGTCATCAAGCTCGAGCGCAACTACCGCTCCTTCGGCAACATCCTCGATGCGGCCAACGAGCTCATCTCCCGCAACCAGCGGCGCCTGGGCAAGAACCTGCGCACCGAGGCCGGTCCCGGCGAGCCGGTGCGCGTGATCGAATCGACCAGCGACTTCGGCGAGGCCCAGTGGCTTGTCGAGGAGTCGCAGCAGCTGCACCGCGAAGGCATGGCGCGCAGCGACATCGCCTTTCTGTACCGCAGCAATGCGCAGAGCCGCGTGGTCGAGAGCGCGCTGTTCAACGCCGGCATTCCCTACAAGGTCTACGGCGGCCTGCGCTTCTTCGAGCGCGCCGAGGTCAAGCATGCGCTGTCCTACCTGCGGCTGATCGAGAACCCCAACGACGACACCAGCTTTCTGCGCGTCGTCAACTTCCCGGCGCGCGGCATCGGCGCGCGCACGCTCGAGCAGCTGCAGGACGCGGCACGCGTGTCCGGGCGCAGCCTCGCGCAAAGCACGGGCGCCGTCACGGGCAAGGGTGGCGCCAACCTCGCCGCCTTCGTGGCGCTGATCGACGGCATGCGCAGCGCCACGCAAGGCCTCACGCTGCGGCAGATCATCGAGCACATGCTGCACGCATCGGGCCTCGTCGATTTCTACAAGACCGACCGGGAAGGCAAGGAGCGGCTGGAAAACCTCGACGAACTGGTCAACGCGGCGGAGGCCTTCGTCACGCAGGAAGGCTTCGGCAAGGATGCGGTTGCGCTGCCCATCGACGAGCAGGCCGGCACCTTCGCCGCGGGCGCCGGCGCGGTGGCGGCCGCAGCCGAGCAGGTGCCCGATGCGCAGACGGGCGAGATCATGTCGCCGCTGGCCGCTTTCCTCACGCACGCCTCGCTCGAGGCCGGTGACAACCAGGCCCAGGCCGGGCAGGACGCGATCCAGCTCATGACCGTGCACTCGGCCAAGGGCCTCGAGTTCGACGCCGTCTTCATCACCGGCCTGGAGGAAGGCCTGTTTCCCCACGAGAACAGCATCGCCGACATCGACGGCCTCGAAGAAGAGCGCCGCCTGATGTACGTGGCCATCACGCGCGCGCGCAAGCGCCTGTACCTCAGCTTCAGCCAGACGCGCATGCTGCACGGCCAGACCCGCTACAACATCAAGAGCCGGTTCTTCGACGAGCTGCCGGAGAGCGCGCTGAAGTGGATCACCCCGCGCAACCAGGGCTTCGGCTCGGGCTATGCGCGCGAGTACCAGCAGGCGTGGTCGCGCGGATCGGGGCTGGGCTCCGTCGTCGGCGCGGGCCGGGTCGAGGCGCGCACCGCGCCCTTCGCACCCAAGGCGCCCAGCCATGGCCTGCGCTCGGGACAGAACGTGTTCCACACCAAGTTCGGCGAGGGCGTCATCCTCACGATAGAAGGGCAGGGCGACGACGCGCGCGCGCAGGTGAACTTCGGGCGCCACGGCATGAAGTGGCTGGCGCTCAGCGTGGCCAAGCTGACGCCGGTGGAGTGA